From Candidatus Tisiphia endosymbiont of Melanophora roralis, a single genomic window includes:
- a CDS encoding bifunctional (p)ppGpp synthetase/guanosine-3',5'-bis(diphosphate) 3'-pyrophosphohydrolase — protein MHFMLYEDIDNLHNITDIISTKLQENFIVAKISCRLKDPYSIVKKLVRKGIGFYQLTDLIAFRIIVDTLEDCYKVLDIINDIYPSNHEKYKDYIVNPKDNGYSSLHIVTTIGTSRRNVEIQVRTSQMHDIAEFGIANHGEYKEAQEARIKKLFSPELLNIIVLHIGLNNLYKLFEQFNWTMSELVAYEQEIKNFWDNFQDNLQTIQEQFIKEINNVEPLERNFV, from the coding sequence ATGCATTTTATGTTATACGAGGATATTGATAATTTACACAATATCACTGATATTATTAGTACTAAATTGCAAGAGAATTTTATAGTAGCGAAGATATCTTGCAGATTAAAAGACCCTTATTCTATCGTAAAGAAGTTGGTAAGAAAAGGTATTGGTTTTTATCAATTAACTGACCTCATTGCTTTTAGAATTATAGTTGATACGCTAGAAGACTGTTATAAAGTACTGGATATTATTAATGATATATATCCTAGTAACCATGAAAAATATAAAGACTATATTGTTAATCCCAAAGATAACGGCTATAGTTCCTTGCATATTGTGACTACTATTGGTACATCTAGACGTAATGTGGAAATACAAGTACGGACTAGTCAAATGCATGATATAGCAGAGTTTGGCATCGCTAATCATGGTGAATATAAAGAAGCACAAGAAGCAAGGATAAAAAAATTATTTTCTCCAGAATTACTTAATATAATTGTTCTTCACATCGGACTAAATAATTTATATAAACTTTTTGAACAATTTAATTGGACTATGTCTGAACTGGTTGCTTACGAACAAGAAATTAAAAATTTTTGGGATAATTTTCAAGATAACTTGCAAACAATACAAGAACAATTTATAAAAGAAATAAATAATGTAGAACCGTTAGAGAGAAATTTTGTCTAA
- the gmk gene encoding guanylate kinase — protein sequence MLLSLRSKGLAIILSSPSATGKSSLARAVLKIDSNLRLSVSATTRRPRTDEVDGVSYYFKTKEEFNKLIEQDAFLEYANIYNNYYGTPKKVVEDLLSQGLDVLFDIDWQGTKLIKKTLPNVIAIFILPPSPSILQQRIKNRGQDSKESIKLRMKLATKEVYYAKQYDYVVINDDFDTTLETIYSIITAERSKRIRLDLGKFYNDWHDQL from the coding sequence ATGCTACTATCTCTCAGAAGTAAAGGATTAGCTATTATTTTGTCTTCGCCCTCGGCTACTGGTAAATCTAGCTTAGCTAGAGCAGTTTTAAAAATTGATAGTAATCTTAGATTGTCCGTTTCTGCAACTACTAGAAGGCCAAGAACAGATGAAGTTGATGGAGTAAGTTACTATTTCAAGACCAAAGAGGAATTTAATAAATTAATTGAGCAAGATGCATTTCTTGAATATGCAAATATTTACAATAATTATTATGGAACACCTAAAAAAGTTGTAGAAGACTTACTAAGTCAAGGGTTAGATGTTTTGTTTGATATAGATTGGCAAGGTACAAAGCTAATAAAAAAAACCTTGCCAAATGTAATTGCAATTTTTATTTTGCCACCGAGTCCTAGTATTTTGCAACAACGAATTAAAAATAGAGGGCAAGATAGTAAAGAATCAATAAAGTTGCGTATGAAATTGGCTACTAAAGAAGTGTATTATGCCAAACAATATGATTACGTGGTTATTAACGATGATTTTGATACCACTCTTGAAACAATATATTCTATAATCACTGCTGAGCGATCGAAAAGAATAAGACTTGATTTAGGCAAGTTTTATAATGATTGGCATGACCAACTCTGA
- a CDS encoding DUF465 domain-containing protein, which yields MSHIQSLQKKHNDLERLINTGFLHLQDNTKVRQLKKQKLILKDKILLLYKGFTKNATISQK from the coding sequence ATGAGCCACATACAAAGTTTACAAAAAAAACATAATGATTTAGAAAGACTAATAAATACCGGATTTTTGCATTTGCAAGATAATACTAAAGTCAGGCAGTTAAAGAAACAAAAATTAATATTAAAAGATAAAATTCTATTGCTATATAAAGGTTTCACCAAGAATGCTACTATCTCTCAGAAGTAA
- a CDS encoding UbiX family flavin prenyltransferase — protein MTSDNKKKLLVAISGASGAIYGIRLLEILRQINIESHLIISKSAHLTILHETNYSIEQVKDLADYCYNLSDIGARVACGAFRTFGMIIAPCSMRTLASIAGSIENNLISRAAGVTLKERRKLVLMIRETPLHLGHLENMLKVTNYGGIIAPPVPAFYSLPKTLDDMINYSISRVLDIFDINTDLIKRWDGMPTKI, from the coding sequence ATGACTAGCGATAATAAAAAAAAATTGCTTGTGGCAATCTCTGGAGCTTCTGGAGCAATATATGGTATAAGGTTACTTGAGATTCTGAGGCAGATAAATATTGAGAGTCATCTAATTATTTCAAAATCTGCTCATCTTACCATATTACATGAGACGAATTATTCCATAGAACAAGTAAAAGATTTAGCAGATTACTGTTACAATCTTTCTGATATTGGTGCTAGGGTTGCTTGCGGTGCTTTTAGGACATTTGGCATGATAATAGCCCCATGTAGCATGAGAACTCTTGCATCAATTGCTGGCAGTATTGAGAATAATTTAATCAGTAGAGCAGCAGGGGTTACACTAAAAGAACGAAGAAAACTGGTGTTGATGATAAGAGAGACTCCTTTACATCTAGGTCATTTAGAAAATATGTTAAAAGTAACGAATTATGGTGGGATAATTGCACCTCCAGTACCTGCTTTTTATAGTTTACCTAAAACCTTGGATGACATGATAAATTATTCAATTTCGCGGGTTCTTGATATTTTTGATATTAATACTGATTTAATAAAACGTTGGGATGGTATGCCTACAAAAATTTAA
- a CDS encoding carbonic anhydrase yields MQQSFEKILKGYQLFRKKYAYGNKSIMQSLSRDGQQPKIMVVACCDARVDPALILQCDPGDLFVVRNVANIVPPYEKDGSHHGTSAALEFGICFLKVEHLIILGHSQCGGIQELLNSDDRVQNDFITNWVSLIKTPNFRHHNADDYTKLALKQSHQNCMTFPWINELVTKKELIIHLWFFDIKTGQIFTYSDKQQTYLPLA; encoded by the coding sequence ATGCAACAAAGTTTTGAAAAAATACTAAAAGGCTATCAGCTATTTAGAAAAAAATATGCTTATGGTAATAAATCTATTATGCAGAGTCTATCCCGGGATGGTCAACAACCAAAGATTATGGTGGTTGCTTGTTGTGATGCACGAGTAGATCCGGCATTAATACTACAATGTGATCCAGGGGATTTATTTGTTGTACGTAATGTAGCAAATATTGTTCCTCCTTACGAAAAAGATGGATCTCATCATGGCACAAGTGCTGCCTTAGAGTTTGGAATATGCTTTTTGAAAGTTGAACACTTAATTATATTAGGACATAGCCAATGTGGAGGAATTCAAGAATTATTAAATAGTGACGATAGAGTGCAAAATGATTTTATAACCAACTGGGTTTCTCTGATAAAAACACCTAATTTTAGACATCATAATGCTGATGATTATACAAAATTAGCACTTAAACAATCACATCAAAATTGTATGACGTTTCCATGGATTAATGAACTAGTGACCAAGAAAGAGCTAATTATTCATTTATGGTTTTTTGATATAAAAACTGGGCAAATTTTTACTTATTCTGATAAGCAACAAACATATCTACCCCTTGCTTAG
- a CDS encoding AbrB/MazE/SpoVT family DNA-binding domain-containing protein: MTALKSYIDSNGRLAIPAKIRKKLHLKAGDEVSIKYKDSELIVSTYHANIEKARNILSKYKNIDLQKELKLMRNEDANKF; encoded by the coding sequence ATGACAGCATTAAAAAGTTATATAGATAGTAATGGGAGACTTGCTATCCCCGCTAAAATTAGAAAAAAACTGCATCTTAAAGCTGGTGATGAAGTGTCCATTAAATATAAAGATTCTGAATTAATAGTTTCGACTTATCATGCTAATATAGAAAAAGCTAGAAATATTTTAAGTAAATACAAGAATATTGATTTACAAAAAGAGCTAAAACTGATGAGGAACGAAGATGCAAACAAGTTCTAA
- a CDS encoding type II toxin-antitoxin system VapC family toxin yields MQTSSKSLIKTKKFLLDTSAIIALLKQESGYKILEDVIASSALSSVNLSELVSVLTRSNIKENEIDTIITDIVPDIIPFSESISIKAGKLISLTKDYGLSLGDRACIATGGYYNMEIYTTDRIWLKLSDKLPVKITLVR; encoded by the coding sequence ATGCAAACAAGTTCTAAATCTCTAATCAAGACTAAGAAATTTTTATTAGATACATCTGCAATCATTGCCTTATTAAAACAAGAATCAGGTTATAAAATATTAGAGGATGTTATTGCAAGTAGTGCCTTATCATCAGTTAATTTAAGTGAATTAGTTTCTGTCTTAACTAGATCTAATATAAAAGAAAATGAAATTGATACAATCATAACAGATATAGTTCCAGACATCATACCATTTTCTGAAAGTATAAGTATCAAAGCAGGTAAGTTAATAAGTTTAACAAAAGATTATGGTTTATCTTTAGGTGACAGAGCATGCATAGCAACTGGTGGTTATTATAATATGGAAATTTATACTACTGATAGAATTTGGTTAAAATTATCTGATAAGCTTCCGGTAAAAATTACTTTAGTACGTTAA
- the groL gene encoding chaperonin GroEL (60 kDa chaperone family; promotes refolding of misfolded polypeptides especially under stressful conditions; forms two stacked rings of heptamers to form a barrel-shaped 14mer; ends can be capped by GroES; misfolded proteins enter the barrel where they are refolded when GroES binds), which produces MAAKLIKHGLHAREQMLKGIDILADTVKVTLGPKGRNVAIEQSFGAPRLTKDGVTVAKAIELKDKAQNLGAQLVKSVASKTSDVAGDGTTTATVLTQAIAREGNKAVAAGFNPMDIKRGIDSAVNLVVEEIRKASKKISSQEEIAQVGTISSNGDKEIGEKIAMAMEKVGKEGVITVEEAKNFSFEVDVVEGMMFDRGYLSPYFVTNSEKMVAELENPFILLFEKKLSNLQQMLPVLEAVMQSGRPLLIIAEDVEGEALATLVVNKLRGGLKVAAVKAPGFGDRKKLMMEDISILTNGQLISEDLGMKLENVNIKMLGTAKKVTISKENTVIIDGVGSKADIATRCSQIRKQIDESTSEYDKEKLQERLAKLAGGVAVLKVGGTTEVEVKERKDRVEDALHATRAAVEEGVVAGGGVTLFYAAKALESLKNTNEDQQAGINIVKKALQAPVKQIAENAGVEGAIVVGKLNDSKDKHFGFNAQDMTYVDMIKAGIIDPTKVVRTALQDAASVASLIITTEAFIIDEPTDKDEPAMPRGGMGGGMGGMGGMDF; this is translated from the coding sequence ATGGCAGCAAAATTAATAAAACACGGCTTACATGCACGTGAACAAATGCTAAAAGGTATTGATATTTTAGCTGATACCGTAAAAGTAACATTAGGTCCAAAAGGTAGAAATGTTGCAATTGAACAATCATTCGGGGCACCAAGGCTAACCAAAGACGGTGTAACTGTTGCAAAAGCCATTGAACTAAAAGACAAAGCTCAGAATTTGGGAGCTCAATTAGTGAAATCTGTGGCTAGCAAAACATCTGATGTTGCTGGTGATGGAACAACTACTGCAACTGTGCTAACTCAAGCAATAGCAAGAGAAGGCAATAAAGCCGTAGCAGCCGGTTTTAATCCTATGGATATAAAACGCGGTATAGACTCAGCGGTTAACCTAGTAGTTGAAGAAATTAGGAAAGCAAGTAAAAAGATCAGTAGCCAAGAGGAGATTGCTCAAGTTGGTACTATTTCGTCAAATGGTGATAAAGAAATTGGTGAAAAAATTGCCATGGCTATGGAAAAAGTAGGCAAAGAGGGAGTAATTACCGTCGAAGAAGCCAAGAATTTTAGTTTCGAAGTAGATGTAGTTGAAGGTATGATGTTTGATAGAGGTTATCTATCACCATATTTTGTTACTAATTCTGAAAAGATGGTAGCAGAATTGGAAAATCCTTTTATCTTACTATTTGAAAAGAAATTATCAAATTTACAACAAATGTTACCAGTACTTGAAGCGGTAATGCAATCAGGACGTCCTTTACTTATAATCGCTGAAGATGTAGAAGGAGAAGCACTGGCTACTCTAGTAGTAAATAAATTACGTGGTGGGTTAAAAGTTGCGGCAGTTAAAGCTCCTGGCTTTGGAGATAGAAAAAAACTCATGATGGAAGATATATCTATTTTAACCAATGGTCAGCTTATCAGCGAAGATCTTGGTATGAAGCTTGAGAATGTTAATATCAAAATGTTGGGTACTGCTAAAAAAGTTACCATCTCTAAAGAAAATACTGTCATAATTGATGGTGTTGGTAGTAAGGCGGATATCGCTACTCGTTGTTCACAAATTCGTAAACAAATTGATGAATCTACTTCAGAGTACGATAAAGAAAAATTACAAGAGCGTTTGGCTAAACTTGCTGGTGGTGTAGCTGTCTTAAAAGTTGGTGGTACTACCGAAGTTGAAGTAAAAGAAAGGAAAGATCGTGTCGAGGATGCCCTGCATGCTACTAGAGCTGCAGTAGAAGAAGGTGTTGTTGCAGGGGGTGGGGTCACTCTTTTCTATGCAGCAAAAGCTTTAGAATCGTTAAAAAATACTAACGAAGATCAACAGGCTGGTATTAACATAGTTAAGAAGGCATTGCAAGCTCCAGTAAAACAAATCGCAGAAAATGCTGGTGTGGAAGGAGCTATTGTAGTTGGAAAACTTAATGATAGTAAAGACAAACATTTTGGCTTCAATGCTCAAGACATGACTTATGTTGATATGATTAAGGCTGGTATTATCGATCCAACAAAAGTTGTACGTACAGCTTTGCAAGATGCAGCATCAGTTGCTTCTTTGATTATTACTACTGAAGCATTTATTATTGATGAACCAACTGATAAAGATGAACCTGCTATGCCACGTGGTGGCATGGGTGGTGGTATGGGCGGCATGGGCGGTATGGACTTCTAA
- a CDS encoding co-chaperone GroES — MSFRPLHDRIAVKPIQQEEKTSGGIIIPDTAKEKPIQGEVVAVGKGTKSENGTVHPLEIKVGDKVLYGKWAGTEVKVDGLDLVIMKESDVMGIIG, encoded by the coding sequence ATGTCTTTTAGACCATTGCACGATAGAATTGCGGTAAAACCAATTCAACAAGAAGAAAAAACAAGTGGAGGAATTATTATTCCTGATACAGCAAAGGAAAAACCAATACAAGGTGAAGTAGTAGCTGTAGGTAAGGGAACAAAAAGTGAGAATGGTACTGTCCATCCATTAGAAATAAAAGTAGGAGATAAAGTACTTTATGGCAAATGGGCTGGCACTGAAGTAAAAGTTGATGGTTTAGATTTGGTCATTATGAAAGAAAGTGATGTCATGGGCATAATTGGTTAA